Genomic window (Diorhabda carinulata isolate Delta chromosome 11, icDioCari1.1, whole genome shotgun sequence):
tttaaacaaaattaagatttgaagaaatcatggtttttcaatttgtaaGAATGAGATTATCCAGATAATCGATTTATGATATCTGTCGGTGTGTTCAGACAGATATTTGGATTGAAAGGAACTCAAGATCAGGTAGGAAAGCAAAAAAATGCTAAATAAGAAGCTTTGGTTAAAGCAGCTAACGGAAAACTGGGAGAATATTCGGAAAAgcaacaaatggaacaaaaatcaaagcTCAGAAGTGTCAGGAACAAAAAGTTTTCTCCCGCTAAAGAGGTTTGGAATTCATTATTAACGACTGGAGTGAAATACGAAAAATAAGACTAATTTTATCATCACAAAACCCTGAAAGTGATTTCAGAagtgtatttcaaaagaaacaaatacTTCAATTCGAAAGTGTTGTGTGGTTGTTATTATCTTTTCGTCGTCATTCTTTGTTCTTCTGGAAATTTTGTAGCCTCCAAAATACACGAAAAAAGTGTTTTGAATCTAGATTAATGCAGTTCATAAAGATGACCAGAGAAATATTAGCACAGATCGCATGAGACGGTAAACCAGTAACACGACGACCTTTAGAAAGACCtccaaaaagatggatggattCGTAGACATCAACATCTCAAGGATTAAGAGCTGGAAACTACAGGCCTAAGGCCTACAATACGTCGAAAAAGATAGAAGATAAAAAAAGCATCCTGAAGGAAATTTGGTGCTTTGACAAGATATAGCAGCTGCTCATTATGCAAAGGACGTGGTGGAAGATGTTCCAGAGCTGAATATTCCTAATGTGCCTCAACTGGGACCAATTGAACGTATATTCTGAAGATTGGGACGCAACTACATATAaagaattttgaacaaattgtgGCAAATGccaaaataaatcataaatttgaaaacacaaATTAAATTAGTATTGATTTTTTGTCTCTACGCCCTTAAGTGTTTatgtgacaaaaaaaattacttgttatgttaaaaatatgaaatttttctgtCAGACTTTCATACAGTTACTGTAATCGtagttaaaattataattattattatacagcCTACAATTTCCGACGTTGCCATATTGCTCGTAATTTTGACTAGAAAAAGAATCGAATTCGttataactataattattaATCTGATTATTGACGTAAACTTCTGGATTCTGATGGTAATCCTGCATGAAACTGGCGTTCGTTATACTACCGCTAGTTACCACTGCTTGTCCTACTTTTTGTTCGAAATTTTTCGAAGTTATACTGTTACCGTTTTTACTTATAGACACTACAACGTTGCCGACGTTTACGGTTACATTTTCCCCGCCGTTCGAATATTTTTCGATGTCGTTGACAGCTTGGGACAAAGCGTAGATGTAGTTGTGAGCAAAACGCAACGTTTCAATTTTAGTTAACTTGGTATCTTCAGGGAAAGTCGGTAAGACGCACCTTAAGCGTTCTAAGGCTTCGTTGAGCATGTGCATTCTGTTACGTTCTCGATCGTTAGCTTTCATCCTTCTTACGCGTTTAATACGCATTATTTGAGTCGGACTTTTGGCTCTAGTAACCCGATTACGTCCGGTCGCGTATCTTCGtttctgtttgtttttgatCGGCGTTGAACATTTACTAACATCGTTGGCTAAAGGATCGAAGAATTCCAATTCTTCGTTGTCGTTATCGAACATATTTTTACCGGTATTTTGCCATGGTTCGTAGATGATCGGTGGTTTTATTCTTTCTTCTAAACTAGTGTGGAAAGCGGCGTTGAAATGGTCGAAAAGTTTGTGATCGAAATAATCCGATTGTTTTCTTTTGATTCGGGATAAATCGTTATCCAGATCGAAGTAGTCGCTTCTGTCGTCCGTGATATCGGATGATTCGGATTTGAAAGAATATTCGAAGCCTGAATCGCAACTGTCGTCGTAGGAGAGATCGCTTAGTCTGCCGCTTTCTGATTGAGCCATTCTGtaacaaaataatcatattaattatttatgaatgaatttgaTTCCGTAAACTATTTTGTATTGTATGGAAACTTTGCGTTGTTTCTCGATTATCCACCACGCACCTCAGTCGGAATGAGCGGAACTTTGTGGAAGTTTCTGGACGGCTACTGGGctgctatataaaaaaaactggaatAAGAGGACATCGATACGAATTCCAGAGTTTGATTATGAATTGAATATCATGGCTGCGAAATTTGAAGGAGTAGTTTAATTACACATCAAACCAATTGTTTAGAGCAACTATGAGTAAAATACAAAAAGTCATGATCGTCGCCAACTTCGTACGAAGATGGCACtttaagaagaaaaagttaagTTTAAGAATCATTGCAAATCAAAACATACATTAACAACTCAACAACGATTAAAAATTAAACCTTTTGTAGTGCACTTTGTTTACTAGCATTTTGTTTGAATGCGCCTTTATCACAACAATAACAGATAATTTGATCCAAGTAAAATGTAGATCAATTGATTCCAAGTCCCATTTAATTTTACTAAAACCAGatgaatttagatatttttcttcGCCAATACTGATTCAGCACCAACGTTTGCTTCAAGGAAATCACTCAGTTCAGCTTAATTGACAGATGACTGAAAAGATTGAGGTTAGATTTGAAATGAATCATCCCATCACGTACAAACTATCGTACAGATACAAAATATCGTACAGATATTTTCTGTGGCTTATAATTGGATATTACTTCATTGTTATTCAAAATCTTCTTCATCAACATACACTTTTGCAGGACTGTACGAAGAATAACcaatcaattcgatgttttgagtgttcgaaaacgtttttgtcTGAACTGATGTGCGAGAGCTCcaattgtcgtggtggagaatcaTTTGTCTTTTGCGATTAGTATCCCAGATGTTTTCAAGCACTTCTGGGAAGCAAATATGCTGGTGTATCGTTCAGAATTGACCGGTCTACGTTGTTTTATGAAACAGTGGAGACATGTCTAGTTAATCGGAAAAAACAAGCGATCATATACTTCAAAGCATGAAGCAcagcgattgaattttttcatcttttttgcAACGATTGACACGAGATTTTTTTGAGCGCGTGTCAAAGAATGCAGTTTCCAACGCGAGCTATCTTTTTGACAACCAAATGTTGATGCAGTATTGAATgtatctcacggtatgtcaaaTGACGATCTAgcatatcagtttacgcacaccATCGTTGTTTTCTGGTACTACAACAGATTTTGGAcgatcacgattgaattcggaaaatgAGCGAAATTCGGTGGTTCGAGATGTTGTTTCATGATCAAAAGTCGAAGGGAGTTGATCTgtcgtcgaaagtcatagaaaatctgTATgtcaacacgttctgagtacgttcacaattaaaaatgtcaaacttcatgatggcaatgtcatatttgacatattcacatcagtgttgccacatcttaaaacttaagtagcagccatCGTATGATTAACTTTAGTGGTTTAGTTAATAACTATTTTCTCATGAATTTACCCTATACATCAccgattttcattaaaaatttggatTCTGGCTGTACTTGTgctgtattttaaaatattctctgTACCGAGAGCTTCTTTTTTCCCTAGATGTCACCTTTTCTTGAGGGTCAACACTTTTTTATTGAGAAGAAATTTAAGgcaaaaaaatcacattttcgaaaaatttttcgcggataactggaaaaatatgcatttaatCGAAAAATCTGTAGAAACTGGAATTATAACTATAACCAAAAACCAATGAATTTTCCGAGAAAAAGTcataaaaccatttttcaatatCCTTTTAAAAacctttatttttatgtttttcaaaagttCCTAGCATCAAAAATAAACGAGTTATGAAGGAAATTATGtcgattcttatttttcttGCACCCCATTTAATAAAACcgtttccaattaaaaaattgagCTAGTAGTGAGGAaatcattttcgaaatatagggaaaaatcattttttatccaaaataacTCAAATACAATTAATGATACACATTTCGTTCTAATCAGATGAGCTTGTAGCTCTCAAAACATCCTACAAAATGCTTTTTGTAAAGATTTTATTGCTAACTAACCTTAATCCATAAGATCTGTTAATCGAATAGTTAAGTGATTCAAAGTGTCctttatttattactatgaaCTCTAACATTTAgcattgaattttttgatttttatttttatataaatgtaaacGACCATGATTGTAGGTACATgataagatttagtatttaaggctgTTTGTATACTAATATGTAGTGGATTGTTAATAGACATATAGAGATAAGGTTTATTGTCACTAGAAAAATAAGGTTTTTAATAGACGATACATATTTTGTAAAACGTACTATTCACCAATTTTACCGTACCATTAAGACTTCAACATAAATATTTGTCgttaagaaattttaaataaaataaattttaatgtctCTGCACTTGGCAAGTTGCGActaatagtccggtcaaattagacccaaaaataagagtgaagatacataaattcccataaagctgaaaatcagtaaaattgtttaaaatacaattgaaaataaaatttgaatgtttcccaCCATTTCTGTGTGTGGTTTTTCGTGATTATCAGCAAaatggtgagttttatcataaaaatactttagacaaaaattgtagatcgtaacattatctataaaaaacgtgtcaatactttttttcctacgagtttctgagatataacgattccaaaaaattgtaattgtaattgtttCAGAtgtatttaatggctataatgattgcagaagaaataccaaagctgcatACCAACATCGTtgaactttagcaacatcttcgacaattgataatttatttgataaacttatgacagttccaaACAGTCAACAtaaaagtttactgctgaaaatatattggtgaaacacgataatttttacaactttttgaatcattatatctcagaaacagtggcttgtaggaaaaaaagtattgatacgttttttgtagataattttataatctacaatttttgtctgaaatatttttatgataaaactcaccgttttgctgaaaattgcgaaaaactaattttttacttttgaccttgaataaatttttttccatacacggaaatgatgggaaacattcaaattttatgtttaattgtattttaaacaattttactgattttcagcttgatggaaatttatataacttcgaatgtctaaattgaccggattataacttttacaactttttgaatcattatatctcagaaacagtggcttgtaggaaaaaaagtattgataagttttttgtagataatttcataatctacaatttttgtctgaaatatttttatgataaaactcatcgttttgctgaaaattgcgaaaaactaattttttacttttgaccttgaataaatttttttccatacacggaaatgatgggaaacattcaaattttatgtttaattgtattttaaacaattttactgattttcagcttgatggaaatttatataacttcgaatgtctaaattgaccggattataacttatacaattttttgaatcattatatctcagaaacagtgacttgtaggaaaaaagtattgataagctttttgtagataatttcataatctacaatttttgtctggggtatttttatgataaaactcaccgttttgctgaaaattacgaaaaactaatttttttgacttttgaccttgaataaatttttttccatacacggcaatgatgggaaacattcaaattctatgttcaattgtattttaaacaatttcactaattttcagcttgatgggaatttgtgtaacttcgaatgtctaaattgactgTTAAGAATACACAACTTGGATTTCCTTactaaattgatttttggaaTTCAAATAAACCAAAATGTCTAACTTTTAGTAACAAATAGGTGATATGTAATCTTCAAAAGATAAGGCTTCTGACCTTTAAAAACCTTCTATTGTTCGTTACAGCTTATGATTATAAAAGATCTAATACTTGTATTAGCACGGGTACatgtatgaaaattttaggaaatatttagagtattctttaaaaatatttaaaatgtcggttttgcattagaaattatgttttatcatatatataaaaatagatttgatataaaaattaataattttcttctttgcCACTCAAAACCCGTTGTTTCTAAGCTTCTACAATTGCAAATAgaagaagtaataaaataattccacaattattaatattagataagaaatataaaaaattacttacattagCATTTATAACATCCAAGTGTGTAAATTTTAGTCACAATAACATACCACTGATAAGCACAACTTCGCGTTTACAAGCTCACTAGACCTTTTGACAAACTGAATTGAACTGAATAAACCATGAAGGGTGCGCAAATTTATATGAATAGATCGGAGACTCCCACCCctctattaattttctttacattaaaaaatatgaagttacattattttcttcgCGAAAAAATCTTTATTCAAATGTATAATTCCGATTATGtcctcaaaaattatttaaattaaaaatatacattt
Coding sequences:
- the LOC130899615 gene encoding uncharacterized protein LOC130899615, with the translated sequence MLIMAQSESGRLSDLSYDDSCDSGFEYSFKSESSDITDDRSDYFDLDNDLSRIKRKQSDYFDHKLFDHFNAAFHTSLEERIKPPIIYEPWQNTGKNMFDNDNEELEFFDPLANDVSKCSTPIKNKQKRRYATGRNRVTRAKSPTQIMRIKRVRRMKANDRERNRMHMLNEALERLRCVLPTFPEDTKLTKIETLRFAHNYIYALSQAVNDIEKYSNGGENVTVNVGNVVVSISKNGNSITSKNFEQKVGQAVVTSGSITNASFMQDYHQNPEVYVNNQINNYSYNEFDSFSSQNYEQYGNVGNCRLYNNNYNFNYDYSNCMKV